A genomic window from Banduia mediterranea includes:
- a CDS encoding cytochrome b/b6 domain-containing protein, protein MSSSSSVRIWDLPVRLCHWLLVILVAGLYLTGEIGGFDLELPWPGGNTIYLGNMDVHALLGQAVLGVLVFRVLWGFFGSTTARFSDFVRGPASVIRYLRELLSGRIPEARGHNPAGAVMVLLLLLLLAAQTGTGLFASDDFFFEGPLAHRVDSDTSQTLTRLHKLNFNGLLFAIGLHVLASVYYLIRGKNLIGAMVHGRKSEDQLAGTEARPQFAGAWKAWLVAVLAVAAVWGLQEL, encoded by the coding sequence ATGTCTAGCTCGTCAAGTGTCCGCATCTGGGATCTGCCAGTGCGTCTTTGCCACTGGCTGCTGGTGATCCTGGTTGCGGGTCTTTATCTCACCGGCGAGATCGGTGGCTTCGATCTTGAACTGCCCTGGCCGGGTGGCAATACGATCTATCTCGGCAACATGGACGTTCACGCGCTGCTGGGCCAGGCGGTATTGGGGGTTCTGGTATTTCGGGTGCTTTGGGGATTCTTCGGTTCGACCACCGCGCGATTCTCCGATTTCGTGCGCGGACCGGCGTCCGTCATCCGCTATCTGCGCGAGCTCCTGTCTGGCCGAATTCCCGAGGCGCGCGGGCACAATCCGGCGGGCGCCGTGATGGTCCTGTTGCTGTTGCTGCTGTTGGCGGCGCAGACCGGGACCGGCCTGTTCGCCAGCGACGACTTCTTTTTCGAGGGGCCGCTTGCCCATCGCGTCGATAGCGATACGTCGCAGACACTCACGCGTCTGCACAAGCTGAATTTCAATGGCCTGCTTTTCGCGATCGGCTTGCATGTGCTTGCGTCCGTCTACTATCTGATTCGCGGCAAGAACCTCATCGGGGCGATGGTTCATGGTCGAAAATCCGAAGACCAGCTCGCGGGCACGGAGGCTCGTCCGCAGTTTGCAGGCGCCTGGAAGGCCTGGCTCGTTGCGGTACTGGCAGTCGCCGCGGTCTGGGGCTTGCAG
- a CDS encoding DNA-3-methyladenine glycosylase I, whose translation MNENPRCPWSHGSELYQQYHDSEWGVPLREDRGQFEFLILEGAQAGLSWITILKKRDNYRRAFDQFDAERIAAYDDKDRARLLADAGIVRNRLKIDAAISNARACLRLRDSGTSLDEFLWRYVDGKPIVNRFRTMGDVPATTELSDRISRDLKKAGFRFVGSTIVYSFMQATGMVNDHLLSCPRHAELSV comes from the coding sequence ATGAACGAGAACCCACGTTGCCCCTGGAGCCACGGCTCGGAGCTGTATCAGCAGTATCACGACAGCGAATGGGGCGTGCCCTTGCGCGAAGACCGAGGACAGTTCGAATTTCTGATTCTGGAAGGCGCGCAGGCCGGGCTGTCTTGGATCACGATCCTGAAGAAGCGCGACAACTACCGACGCGCCTTCGATCAGTTCGATGCCGAACGCATCGCCGCCTACGATGACAAGGACCGCGCTCGCCTGCTGGCGGATGCCGGCATTGTGCGTAACCGACTCAAGATCGACGCCGCGATCAGCAATGCGCGCGCCTGTCTGCGGCTGCGCGATTCAGGCACCAGTCTTGACGAGTTTCTGTGGCGTTACGTGGACGGAAAGCCGATCGTGAACCGGTTCCGCACGATGGGGGACGTTCCGGCGACGACGGAATTGTCCGACCGCATCAGCAGGGACCTGAAAAAGGCGGGGTTTCGCTTCGTCGGCAGCACGATCGTCTATTCCTTCATGCAGGCCACCGGCATGGTCAACGACCATTTGCTGAGCTGCCCGAGACATGCGGAGCTGAGCGTCTAA
- the cysS gene encoding cysteine--tRNA ligase codes for MQLHNTLTGRKQEFVPQDSSRVTMYVCGPTVYSYAHIGNMRPPVVFDVLARLLRHRYERVVYVRNITDIDDKINAAAEREGVSIAVISDRYAAAYHEDLEALGVAPTDHEPRVTEHLPQIIAMIQRLIDSGHAYAAEGHVLFNVGAYDDYGMLSKRDRREMLAGARVEVAPYKKDAGDFVLWKPSRDEQPGWDSPWGRGRPGWHIECSAMAETLLGDTIDIHGGGHDLVFPHHENEIAQSRCAHGGAPFANYWVHNGFVTVNREKMAKSVGNVLRARELLEQAPGEAIRLALLGGHYRQPLDWTDETLVQAKRQLDRLYGALREVADIEPAACVEAPDGFFAALDDDLNTPAALAEMFELVRALNKAESNEDKARVKGQLLAAAKLMGLLSQTPQDWFGAGNDDPESAEIEALLEQRAAARKARDFTSADRIRDELTARGIVIEDSAQGIRWRRA; via the coding sequence ATGCAACTGCACAATACGCTGACCGGCCGCAAGCAAGAGTTCGTCCCGCAGGATTCGTCGCGGGTCACGATGTATGTCTGTGGCCCCACGGTCTATTCCTATGCGCACATCGGCAACATGCGACCGCCGGTGGTGTTCGATGTGCTGGCGCGGCTGTTGCGGCATCGGTACGAGCGCGTGGTCTACGTCCGCAACATCACCGACATCGACGACAAGATCAATGCCGCCGCCGAGCGCGAAGGTGTCTCGATCGCTGTGATCAGCGACCGCTATGCCGCCGCCTACCACGAGGATCTTGAGGCCCTGGGCGTGGCGCCGACCGATCACGAGCCGCGAGTCACCGAGCATCTGCCGCAGATCATTGCGATGATCCAGCGCCTGATCGACAGCGGGCATGCCTACGCAGCCGAAGGACATGTTCTGTTCAACGTCGGTGCCTATGACGATTACGGAATGCTGTCCAAGCGCGATCGGCGCGAGATGCTGGCGGGGGCGCGTGTGGAAGTGGCGCCGTACAAGAAGGATGCTGGCGATTTCGTGCTGTGGAAGCCCTCCCGCGACGAGCAGCCCGGCTGGGACTCGCCCTGGGGCCGTGGCCGACCCGGCTGGCACATCGAATGCTCGGCGATGGCGGAAACCCTGCTCGGAGACACCATCGATATTCATGGCGGCGGGCACGATCTGGTGTTCCCGCATCACGAAAACGAGATTGCACAGTCGCGCTGCGCCCACGGCGGTGCGCCGTTCGCGAACTACTGGGTGCACAACGGATTCGTCACCGTCAATCGCGAGAAGATGGCCAAGTCGGTCGGCAATGTACTGCGCGCGCGTGAGTTGCTGGAGCAGGCGCCGGGCGAGGCGATCCGTCTGGCGCTGTTGGGCGGCCACTATCGTCAGCCACTGGACTGGACAGACGAAACCCTGGTGCAGGCAAAGCGCCAGCTCGATCGTCTTTACGGCGCCCTGCGTGAGGTTGCAGATATCGAGCCGGCAGCTTGCGTGGAGGCGCCCGACGGATTCTTTGCCGCACTCGACGACGATCTGAACACCCCGGCCGCACTGGCGGAAATGTTCGAACTGGTGCGCGCGCTGAACAAGGCAGAGTCGAACGAAGACAAGGCCAGGGTCAAGGGGCAGCTGCTGGCCGCCGCGAAACTGATGGGCCTGCTGAGTCAGACGCCGCAGGACTGGTTCGGAGCCGGTAACGATGATCCGGAATCGGCGGAGATCGAAGCCCTGCTGGAGCAGCGTGCCGCCGCACGCAAGGCCCGGGACTTCACCAGCGCCGACCGTATCCGTGATGAACTCACCGCGCGCGGTATCGTGATTGAGGACTCGGCGCAGGGAATACGCTGGCGGCGCGCCTGA
- a CDS encoding c-type cytochrome — MRFVSPVLLAGLVVVACSASAASDDDLVEYREDAMHVLGGHMGSIGAIVKGKVPFTDDLATHARGLAAQSKLVKGAFKDKAMNGDSEAKSDIWENWDDFAAKADDLESAAAEFADAAGSGDMSAIRAKVGAVGKACKGCHDDYKED, encoded by the coding sequence ATGCGCTTCGTATCCCCTGTGTTGCTTGCCGGACTGGTCGTCGTCGCCTGTTCCGCGTCGGCGGCTTCCGATGACGATCTCGTTGAATATCGCGAAGACGCCATGCATGTGCTCGGTGGGCACATGGGCTCCATCGGCGCGATCGTCAAGGGCAAAGTGCCCTTTACCGATGACCTCGCAACGCACGCCCGAGGTCTCGCCGCACAGTCCAAGCTCGTCAAGGGCGCATTCAAGGACAAGGCGATGAACGGCGACTCCGAGGCCAAGTCCGATATCTGGGAGAACTGGGACGACTTTGCCGCCAAGGCCGATGATCTGGAATCTGCCGCCGCCGAGTTCGCGGACGCCGCTGGTTCCGGCGACATGTCGGCGATCCGCGCCAAGGTCGGCGCCGTCGGCAAGGCCTGCAAGGGCTGCCACGACGATTACAAGGAAGACTAG